The Sorex araneus isolate mSorAra2 chromosome 5, mSorAra2.pri, whole genome shotgun sequence genome has a segment encoding these proteins:
- the CD5L gene encoding LOW QUALITY PROTEIN: CD5 antigen-like (The sequence of the model RefSeq protein was modified relative to this genomic sequence to represent the inferred CDS: inserted 3 bases in 2 codons; substituted 2 bases at 2 genomic stop codons), producing MVLLFLILAICTGPDLLLISHFFSESSSNVRLKGSPHHYEGWVEVEQEGHWVTLCDHWDMKDVAVLCXELGCGSPKGFXLYAPSIDNEQKVLIQDVNCSGIEESLSQCESEDAFDCFHKEEDAGARCESEYESIIWLSQISCSGQEESLQDCPSELWGEKSCTHAEXMWVECEDPLDLRLVEGDGHCSGQLEVLHKGVWDSVCDDGWREKQDKVVCKQLGCGQSLFPSTKIQRLIGPGMGQIXLDGVRCSEKEQSLEQCQHRFWGTHNCNHKKDVAVISSGNLWTESNAVVWETGVEGANGKGLKGGPWEFFSTI from the exons ATGGTTCTGCTCTTCTTGATCCTTG CTATTTGCACTGGACCTGACCTCTTA TTAATATCCCATTTCTTTTCAGAGTCTTCATCCAATGTACGACTTAAGGGTAGTCCCCACCACTATGAAGGATGGGTGGAGGTGGAGCAGGAAGGTCACTGGGTCACTCTATGTGACCACTGGGACATGAAGGATGTGGCTGTGCTGTGTTGAGAGTTGGGCTGTGGATCTCCCAAGGGGTT TCTATATGCACCATCAATAGACAATGAGCAAAAAGTTCTTATCCAAGATGTTAATTGCTCAGGGATAGAAGAATCACTATCCCAATGTGAAAGTGAAGATGCTTTTGATTGCTTTCACAAAGAGGAGGATGCAGGAGCCCGTTGTGAGAGTGAGTATG AAAGTATCATATGGTTAAGTCAGATATCCTGCTCAGGACAAGAAGAAAGCCTTCAGGATTGTCCTTCTGAACTTTGGGGAGAAAAAAGCTGTACCCATGCTG GCATGTGGGTAGAATGTGAAG ATCCCCTTGACTTGAGGCTGGTAGAAGGAGATGGACACTGTTCTGGGCAACTAGAGGTGCTCCACAAGGGTGTGTGGGATTCTGTCTGTGATGATGGCTGGAGAGAAAAGCAGGATAAGGTGGTATGCAAGCAACTAGGCTGTGGGCAGTCTCTCTTTCCATccaccaaaatccagagactcattggcCCTGGAATGGGCCAGATTTGACTTGATGGTGTTCGTTGCTCAGAGAAGGAGCAGTCCTTAGAGCAGTGCCAGCACAGATTTTGGGGAACTCACAACTGCAACCATAAGAAAGATGTGGCTGTGATCTCCTCAGGTAACTTGTGGACAGAGTCTAATGCTGTAGTGTGGGAGACTGGTGTAGAGGGAGCTAATGGAAAAGGGCTAAAGGGTGGGCCCTGGGAATTTTTCAGTACCATATAA
- the LOC101558112 gene encoding Fc receptor-like protein 1, with product MDRKFKEDDQVKELIARPSQPKEGGSMTLTCKIKLAPKESNVEYCVFKNGIPVSDVNLKTHPQSGQVVKGEKLVLICSATVGTGSITFSWYKGEMGIKLKTKTQHSLKAEFEIPMMKESNAGPYYCTANNGYENILSELVNIIVRVPVSRPVLTFGDFRDQAMVGDMVELRCEAQRGSPPILYRFYHEDVNLGNSSAPSGGGVSLNVSLTAEHSGNYSCEADNGLGVQYSEVVKLNVTGRRPSRDLARNPSHPNRQDPIYINSSEPEQPEPDYENANVANGNEVYSLVYQVQQERPLETVDSLRTHMERKDSLDIYSRLKKRNDIDMDYEDAM from the exons ATGGATAGAAAATTCAAAGAAGACGACCAAGTTAAGG AGCTAATTGCCAGACCTTCTCAGCCCAAAGAGGGAGGCTCAATGACTCTGACCTGTAAGATCAAACTAGCTCCAAAGGAATCAAATGTTGAGTACTGCGTCTTCAAAAATG GAATCCCCGTCAGTGACGTGAACTTGAAGACTCACCCTCAAAGCGGACAAGTGGTGAAGGGAGAGAAGCTGGTTCTTATTTGCTCCGCTACTGTGGGCACGGGAAGCATCACTTTCTCCTGGTACAAAGGGGAAATGGGTATTAAGCTGAAAACAAAGACTCAGCATTCACTGAAAGCAGAGTTTGAGATTCCGATGATGAAGGAGAGCAATGCTGGCCCGTATTACTGTACTGCTAACAATGGCTATGAGAACATTCTCAGTGAATTGGTGAACATCATTGTCAGAG TTCCAGTGTCTCGTCCTGTCCTCACATTTGGGGATTTCAGGGACCAAGCCATGGTGGGAGACATGGTGGAACTTCGctgtgaggcccagagaggctcgCCCCCCATCCTGTACCGGTTTTACCATGAAGATGTCAACCTGGGAAACAGTTCAGCCCCCTCTGGAGGAGGAGTATCCTTGAATGTTTCTCTGACTGCAGAACATTCTGGAAACTATTCCTGTGAAGCTGACAATGGCTTAGGGGTTCAGTATAGTGAGGTGGTGAAACTCAATGTCACAG GAAGACGTCCAAGCAGGGATCTGGCCAG GAACCCATCTCATCCTAACCGTCAAGATCCCATTTACATCAACTCATCTGAACCAGAACAACCAGAACCTGACTATGAGAATG cgAATGTTGCAAATGGTAATGAAGTTTATTCCTTGGTGTACCAAGTGCAGCAGGAACGGCCATTAGAAACAG TAGACTCCTTAAGGACACATATGGAACGTAAG GATTCCTTAGACATCTACTCTAGACTGAAGAAGAGGAATGACATAGATATGGATTATGAAGATGCTATGTAA